Below is a window of Xyrauchen texanus isolate HMW12.3.18 chromosome 1, RBS_HiC_50CHRs, whole genome shotgun sequence DNA.
gtcaccattcacttgcattgtgaggacctacacagcagagatattcttctaaaaatctccatttgtgttctgcagaagtcaatAAAATCTGGGATAGCAccagggtgagcaaatgataagAGACATTTCATTTtatggtgaaccatccctttaatacaTCATTTGGCCTACCTGATTTACTAATTGGTGCTGTTGAACTGTTCTCTTTCCTCTAAATTCATCAGACTCGATGTGTATTTCATACATTGCACCACAACCTCCTGAAATTGAACACAAATCATTTACAGCACATTACACGATTGTTTAAACCCCAAGTAAGGTCTAGACGCGTCATTCTCTGACAGGACTCACCGGATATATCCACAACTTTGAGCGACGAAGCGTGGGGAAACTTCTCTTGTAATATTCGCTTGATCCGCGTCTCTCCATCGGTATGACTGGATGCAAACCGCGCTATAATATTTCTACACAACACGTGAGTCTAAAGAAACAGGGACAGATGTGAACTGAAAACATGCATAAATGTACCAATCATGACATTTTGGCTGGCATTTGACAAGGTGACAGAACAGCACGAACTACTTTCTCATGCAACACACTCAATGCAATCTCTCCTATCGACAACTGTCGTCTTGGTGTGCAAACTTTTAATTGCAAGCCAAAAACTTCTGTTATAAATCATGACAACATTCATACGTTTACGTTGAGTCTGGCGGCTCTGAGAAGAGACATTTTGGTGGCGAGGCAGTTCATCGATTCAGGTGAATGGCAAAATATTTTGCTCAAAACAAGCTTGACAAAGTCATGCCCTGTCAcgtttcttcttctctctctttaaTTGGCAGCTCATATTCTAAAATAGAACATTACCGCCACCTGTGGGTCACGGATCAGAtactcttttcttcttcttctttttattggCAGCTCGCATTCTAAAATATAACATTACCGCCACCTGTGGGTTACGGAGATAgactcttttcttcttcttctttttattggCGGCTCGAATTCTAAAATAGAGCATTACCGCCACCTGTGGGTTACGGATCAGAGACTCTTTTCCTTCTCTCCCCAGACCTTTTAGGACTCTTGATTCTggtggcgctgcgtgttcagctcctccatttCAGCCCCAAGTCCCTCACTGCCCAGAAAGAGCAGGGGGAAAAAATGGCCTAGCTATATTCTTTCAATTAACCGAGTCACTATCACCCCCTTACTGGATTTAAAAGATTCTTTAAGGTTAATTGTTGTTCTCCTTCAGTAATAAATCTGTTTATTTCTTTCCTCAGTATCTGTTACAATGTATTAATACATGTTCCACTGTTTCTCCAACTCCATAACAATCGCATAATCCTGTTAgatgtttttcttttatatacAGTTGAGTTAAGTCATGTACCGTCCCAGTCTGAGCCTAGATAAAAGACAATCTTCTTTTCTCCTCCCACCTGAATTCCTTCTTCCTACAAATGGTTGTATTAATCCCAATAAATGGTATATAATCCCAATAAAATTGCCATTTTTGATTTATCTCCTTTTTATTATTGAGTTCTGATTTACTATACATGATATGCATGTCTATATTTTCCTTTGCCATAACTTGTTTTTGCTAATTTATCTGTTCGCAGGGACCCATACCCTTATTTGTCTGttgcattatatataatatttgaagAATCTCCATCAATATATCTTGTCTAGTTTCAGACTGTTGAGCTTCCAGATTAACAGGGCAGAGCTTGAATCTGAACATATGATAATTTTGTTTAATCTcatatcttttattttgttcattgctaGCAATTGATATATTGATAATTGAAGTCTGATATACTTTTTCCTTCTGCCTCTttcaatggtaaatggtctgcacttatatagcgcttttttaaactTAGCAGTTTTCAAATTGCTTTACATTgtgaactcattcacccattcacacaaactctcacaccaatgactgcagagatgccatgcaaggcgctagcctgccattgggagcaacttggggttcagtgtcttgcccaaggacacttcggcatgtggagtcgtgtgggccaggaatcgaaccgccaaccctgtgattagtggtcaACCCGTTcaaccacctgaaccacagcctcTCAATCTTGGGACGATGTATGCTACCCCACCAGACCTTTCCCTGGATCTTTAGATGCATCTGTGAAAACCAGTATATAACTTTCATACTTGGTCCATATATACTCCTTTGTTAATTCCCATCATCCCTTTCCCATGTTCCCAACATGCCTCTATTACCTTTTTAGCAGGGTGATTATCCTTCTGACCTTTTAAGTTTGCCCAGTATGTTAATATCTTTATATAATTATAGAAGCGgagagtgaggaccacccacttgatggccaagcaCTCCTCTATTGTGCTGTACTTTGTGTCTCTCATAGAGAGCTTCCGACTTATGTACTGCACTGGgctctcctccccctccaccacttgGGACAATACAGCACATATCCCCCTGTCCGatgcgtccgtctgcaaaacaaaagggaaaagTCAGTGGAATGCAGAAGCGGCCCGCCACAAAGTGCCGCTTTTACATGTTTGAAAGCTTGTTGGCACAGCTCCACCGGGTCTGGaactccctttttagtgagatcagtcagcgggctggtgacttCCGAATAATAGGGCACAAACCTTCGATAATAGCCAACCAGTCCCAGGAACagcctcctttttggtcttgggtcttagGAAGGTCACAATCGCTGCAGTTTTAGCAATTTGTGATTGCACCTGACCATGACCCAAGAGGAatcccagataccgtacctcctaCCACCCATTTGCACACTTCTTctggtttgctgtgagccctgctCGTCGCAACGACCTAAGAAcggccctcagatgctgcatgtgccgctgccagcaTATGCAGCCTGTGGTCTGAGGACCCTGTCCATAAGACGATGAAATGTAgccggtgccccaaacaaactgaacggaagggtcacaaattggtgtaagccagATGGTGTGGAGAAGGCCATTTTTTCACGGGAGATCAgcgttaaagggatctgccaatatccctttgttaaatccagggtcgaataaaagcgagccgaccctaaccgatcgagcagttcttTAATATGAGACATTGGATAAGCATCAAATTTCGacaatgtgttaattttttaataatccaCACAGAAGAGGACAGAGCTGTCGGTCTTTGGTACCAACACCACCGGACTGAcacagtcactgtgggattcatCTATTACCCCCATTTCGAGCATGGCCTTTCTCTCCATACTAACTATTTCATGTGTTCAGGTTAAACGGTATGGACAActacgtaccactacccctggggttgtctcgatgtggtgttttaTGAGATTAGTGCGACCGGGGAAAGGCGAGAACACATCAGAGAAGTTCTTTTGCAACCTTGCAACCTCTGTACGTTTTgacagcgagaggtggtctccacaagggaccgggGTGAAGTATTTGGCTTTTAGATTGACCTCCAatccgagctcctccctctcagGAACTACCAACGccatggttttagtaggttgagATGGTTAATCTGACGTGCCCAGCCCCTATCTGTACGCACTACCTCATAGTCGAATTCCCCAACTCATCATGTGACCTCAAAAGGCCCTTGCCGTAATgcaaattacaataaataactaaatcctTCCTTTTCAAAAGATTTCAACCAGTGAAGACAAGATGAGCAAGAGACAGAGAACAAAGTGGGAAAGTTTTTACTTGAAAAGAAGAAAAGTTCTTTGAGTCGTTGAGAAGGTACATAaacggtttaataaaaaaaaacagtaaagtgACATTATTaagtactaacaatgaacaaaattacatgtataaattaacattaaccaagatgaacgaatgcatgaaaaatattaattgttaTGTCTTGAAACCTAATTTGGAAAGTTACAGGTTAatgtgttaacatatacaaccttaGTGCAAAGTGTATCGTTAAATCATAATCTCCAACATCAAAATTGGTTGTGGGTTTATGGCTTTGATTCCTGGCCTGAAATGATGTCCCAGTCAGGTCCTGTCAAACTGTATATTTTCCACATTGCAGTAATCATTTTCGACTTGGAAAACCCCAAAACACATGGGCTTTAAAATAGATTTTGAGTTTTTGAAACTGAAATGCATTTCTGTTCAACAGGGGCTGCAATGAAGCTACAAAGAATATATGGGTGCAATGCAGGTATCACGTCTGAACACAATGAAGCCTTCTAAACTTCCAAACAGATAggtgaatatttttctctatttAATGGGCTGTTTAAAAGTGGTGTCTAATTAATATactgaaatgtgtttatttagagtcaaGCTAATTCTACGCAAATATCTTTAACTAATATGGGGAAGCCTATAACACGTATATCATATAGGAGGCCAAAGCTCtgtataacattttattacatATGGTAAAATGGGGCTAAATGCCCTGTGgggtaacaaaaaaaataaaatttaaaaaaattgtgaaaaaatgtatCACAATGAAAGTTCATTTCTTTAGGTTACTTAAAGCAGGAAAGAGCCGTGATAGAGTACTTGAGTTATCAAATGTTACGGTATGAAATGAACAGCAAATGGAACACCATTAGCTGaagtactgtatttatttttacttataaATATTTATGCAAGCCAAAAATATCTTGCTATATCTAAAGTATATGGCAAATATACTATTGGATCTCTCCTAGTTACTTTTAGAGCTCCACCTATCAAACTTACAACTTACAATAAGGTGTGCTACAGTTTTTAGGACTGCGTGTATCCAGCCGTCTCGCTTCACTGCAGCGGTTTACGCATCCATTTGCTATTTAACAAGTTGCAGGAAATGTTCAAAGAGCAAAGACGTCACTTCCTTAAATCAAAAATGGTCTTTGAAATTGTATATATCACTAGCCACTGATGTAGCCCCCTCTGATAAATTTAAAATGGCTCTGAACCTTACAGTAATTACAGAAAGAGGATAATATTTTCACAAtcatgtaaacaaaaataaaaaaaaacacaataacacacaaccaaacaaacaaaccacaACATAATAACATTTagtatttttgtttaatgttacTAAGTGCCATTGGTGAccttttaaacattacattttaagcatGTACATCAActccaaacaagcaaacaaaacatGTAAATGAGAAACGTGTTCAGTTATTTGAAGTTATAAAAGCTTAGCAAACCAGAGGTGTCCTGTTTTTTAAAGTGTTATACCAAATTTTCGAGCGATCTCCGCATACGAATATAGTCCCAGAGCTGGGATTAACCGTCACTTCACAAAACAACATCTAGTCACGTAGTGCCATTAATAAACCAACtgtgaagtgctacaggaaacacTGAAAACACAACAGTGTTCATCAGCCCCATTTTACTTAATGCGTTTGTGAGGAGagtatggtttgacattcagTAATTTTGCACAGAGGGGGGAGAAGGTAACAGGGACCCATCGAGTTTGTCATTCACTGTGCGGCAAGACAAGGTAAGACCATTTATATTCTAATATGAAAAACAATCTAAAATTGCCGCCCTGCACAACAAGTGCACTAGAGGGCGCCCCACGATCACACATCACTTACTGAAGCTCTGAATGGAGCTTTAATCAGTCGTGCAGCCTTAATGGGATACCCTATGGAtttctcagaggtcaaagtctgcaggtttaGAGCATTTTGCATGGTTTTCCCCTCATCATGTACAAGTGCTACTTTTACAACTGTCACGTCAAATATGCAGGTTTTTCCTCATTAACGTGAAATGGTAAAGAATAGGAATTCAATATTGCATGTACTGAGGAATGCAGCTCtcctattattatttctggattgaatGTTTGGTTTtcaaaaaaaactgtaatattacCGCACTACTTTATCTCTATATATGATTATCTCTCTTTCTAATTTAGAAGGGGCAGAACTCGATCCAAGTAGGATGTCGCTTAGGGCCCCAATATGCTCAGAAACGgccctgcatatatatatatatatatatatatatatatatatatatatatatatatatatatatatataataatcatagAGTCAATTAAGATAATTGAatcaaaatctaaaaataattctgctgaacatgaacaaagatatttagaataatattttagctctgtaggtccatacaatgcaagtgaatggtgatcagacatttgtagctccaaaaatcacttactataaacatataagtaatccataagactccagtggttaaatccataactttaGCAGCAATGTAAAAGGTGTGGGGAAAAATAGAacaatacttaagtcctttttttactccaaatcttcactttaactttcactttcagaaactaaacaggcaccacatgtggctttcagatgtaaaattgaaaagataatttttacctgtttctcaaccacatctattatatctattcggaagatgtggatttaaacactggggtcatatggattacatttatttttcctttatgtgACAAATGTctgagaaagtcatacacatctgggatggcatgagggtgagtaaatcatgagagaatttaaatttgtgtgtgaactgtccctttaagaatgtCAGATGGCATCAAAATGCTTAACTGCTGTCTGGTATGAAGTATCCATGCATGTCCATGTGAAACTCTGCATCTATATATGCCCGGGCAACCTCTTTGAAAGATTTGCCATCAAGCACCAGAAGAAAGCTGCCTGGCCCGGGTTTAGTGTTTATGGCAGATGATAAGACTACACCTAAACATAAAAAAGACCCAAATATAAGTAACTTAAAGTTAGGATCAGtcaatgtaaatattaatgtataaaaataaaactctACTTCAGTTTAATTGAGGCTTCAGTTAACTAACCATCATCCTCGTCAACTGCATCAGGCCTGGGAATGAAAACAGGTTCTGAGAGAACACAGTCGTCTTGCTTCCATTCAATCTGCTGCTTTGTCTCAACATCAACCTTTACAATCTGTAAAAGATCATCAGTCTTTAACACTGATACATAAAAATCGCAAAAATAGACAGTTCAATTTACATACCCTTGTGGACAGTGGGGACGTGTCCACACAACACATGTAAGCATATCTGTACTTCTTTCCGTTGAAATTGTAATTAATTCTCGGAAGTTCCACACCTAAATGCATTACATAGGGTTTAGACAATAGGATATAACATAGGTTGTATATGTTTTCATTAGGGTGTCATTAGCTTACCAACACAGAGAACCTCGCCTTGACACAGAAGTTTTCCATCTTTCTCCTTCACAGCACTTGCTGTCGTGTATTTAAGTTTGATCAGATCTTCACCTATCTCACCCTGTGTGTGCCAAAGACAAATTAGCTACAGCAGACATTCATGTTCATTTAGCAAATAAGCCTACATTGAAATGTCCTGCATTATCAGTGCTTGATAGACTGCGTCAGAAAAGTGTTTAAGTTATAGGTAAGTTCACGTTTTAGACTTTggttataaaaaattaaaaaaaacattggccaaATTTACATGCACAAGAATATTCTGCTATAAATCAAAATTGGGTTATATTTCGATTAAGTACACAATTCATCATTTATACATGTTAAACCAATTGCCATAACCTGTTTAAGCCAATATGTTGGTTTTCTATAAATCCGAACGAGATAGCTGGCCATCatttgtggtggtgtagtggtctaaaccacataactggtaaactggtaatcagacggttgctggttcgatccacacagccaccagcattgtgtccttgagcaaggcacttaactccaggttgctctggggggattgtccctgtaataattgcactgtaagtcgctttggataaaagcgtctgccaaatgcataaatgtaaatgtaatgtaatgaaaagagataaataaaaaacaaacagttaAAAGCATTGTACCCAAGAGCTAAGaacggttcaaggaacaaaaaccgAATGGCCAAATgaatatatgaaaatgtatagATGAGAATATATAATAGATGAGAATATATAGaaaatgtggattttttttaaatagtaagaatacatttattgaaagacTTTACTTTTTAGTTActttatacactggtggccaaaagtttggaataatgtacagattttgctgtttcagaaggaaattggtactttaattcaccaaagtggcattcagctgatcacaaagtataatcaagatattactgatgtaaaaaactgtactatcactatttgaaaaaagtaatttttgatcaaatctagacagcagcatcactccaaacACCTtacccttgagtaatcatgctaaattgatcatttggtactagacaatctcttgccattatatcaaacacagctgaaagatatttggttcattaaatgaagcttaacattgtctttgtgtttgtttttgagttgccacaatatgcaatagactggcatgtcttaaggtcaatattgggtcaaaaatggcaaaaaagaaacggctttctccagaaactcatcagtcaatcattgttttgaggaatgaagtttatacaatgcttgaaattgcaaaaaagatttcatacaaaggtgtaactacagtcttcaaagacaaagcacaactggctctaacaaggacagaaagagatgtggaagaccagat
It encodes the following:
- the bola3 gene encoding bolA-like protein 3: MNCLATKMSLLRAARLNVNTHVLCRNIIARFASSHTDGETRIKRILQEKFPHASSLKVVDISGGCGAMYEIHIESDEFRGKRTVQQHQLVNQALKDEIKAMHGLRIFTDVPGK